The Desulfobacterales bacterium genome includes a region encoding these proteins:
- a CDS encoding cold-shock protein, with translation MANGVVKWFSDSKGFGFIEQENGPDVFVHHSGINASGFKSLSEGDRVTFDIEQGKKGPAATNVTVV, from the coding sequence ATGGCTAATGGCGTTGTAAAATGGTTTAGCGACAGCAAAGGCTTTGGTTTTATTGAGCAGGAAAACGGGCCGGATGTGTTCGTTCATCATTCGGGAATCAATGCGAGCGGTTTTAAGTCCTTGAGTGAAGGCGACCGCGTGACCTTTGACATTGAGCAGGGTAAAAAAGGTCCTGCCGCGACGAATGTCACGGTCGTTTGA
- a CDS encoding enoyl-CoA hydratase has protein sequence MSTQVILAEEHDHILVLTLNRPEVMNCFNLTLLHALKTHVESIRFRPEIRVVIITGAGDKAFSAGADLKERATLSEIKVREFLFTIRTLFTAIEQLNKPVIAAVNGIALGGGTELALASDIRIASENASLGLTETTLAIIPGAGGTQRLPRLVGRGKAKELIFTGRRVSAQEALQIGLVNQVCPQETLLNESLKMAAKICENGPIAIEQAKYAINCGLEADLQTGLAIESNAYWITIPTQDRIEGLSAFREKRKPVYQGK, from the coding sequence ATGAGCACACAAGTGATATTGGCCGAGGAACACGACCATATTCTGGTATTGACGCTGAATCGGCCGGAGGTCATGAACTGTTTTAACCTCACATTGCTGCATGCGTTAAAGACGCATGTCGAATCGATCCGCTTTCGGCCGGAAATCAGAGTGGTGATTATTACCGGGGCTGGCGATAAGGCGTTTTCTGCGGGCGCAGACCTAAAAGAGCGCGCCACGTTGAGCGAAATTAAAGTCAGGGAATTTCTCTTTACGATTCGAACCCTGTTTACCGCCATCGAGCAGTTAAATAAGCCGGTTATTGCCGCTGTAAACGGTATCGCGCTGGGGGGGGGAACCGAGCTTGCCCTGGCTTCCGACATTCGAATTGCTTCCGAGAACGCCTCACTGGGGCTTACGGAAACGACACTGGCGATTATTCCGGGTGCGGGCGGGACGCAACGCTTGCCGCGGCTGGTGGGCCGCGGAAAGGCCAAAGAACTTATTTTTACCGGGCGACGCGTTAGTGCTCAGGAGGCGCTTCAAATCGGGCTGGTGAACCAGGTGTGCCCGCAGGAAACGTTGCTGAACGAAAGCCTGAAGATGGCGGCCAAGATTTGTGAAAATGGGCCGATCGCGATTGAGCAAGCCAAATATGCCATCAATTGCGGGCTTGAAGCGGACCTTCAGACCGGGCTTGCCATCGAATCAAACGCATACTGGATCACGATTCCCACTCAAGACCGGATAGAAGGGCTGTCTGCATTTCGTGAAAAGCGAAAACCGGTCTATCAGGGAAAGTAA
- a CDS encoding acyl-CoA dehydrogenase family protein, translating into MDFDLKKEQEMIRKEVRHFAQTQIAAVAADLDESESFSVSLTKKMGEIGLFGMIVPEAYEGQGMDYISYIIAVEEVARVDGSQAATVAAGNSLGIAPIYYFGTEAQKKKYLPKLCSGEALWGFGLTEPEAGSDAGGTQTTAVLDGNEWVINGSKIFITNAACEMSLGVTVQAITGTRENGKPEYSCILVENGTPGYKAVAMHKKMMWRASNTAELYFDNVRVPKENILGQKGDGFHQMLQTLDGGRLSIAAMGLGGAQGAFEMGLKYAKTRKQFGQPISKFQAISFKLADCAIELECGRNLLYKACWLRDNNRPFAKEAAMAKVYCSELMGRVANHAVQIHGGYGLMKDYGVERFYRDQKLLDIGEGTSEIQRLVISRYIGC; encoded by the coding sequence GTGGATTTCGATCTTAAAAAAGAGCAGGAGATGATTCGGAAAGAAGTCCGTCATTTTGCCCAGACGCAAATCGCCGCTGTTGCGGCCGATCTGGATGAATCCGAATCGTTTTCGGTTTCGCTTACGAAAAAAATGGGTGAAATCGGCCTGTTCGGAATGATTGTGCCCGAAGCGTATGAAGGCCAGGGAATGGATTATATTTCCTATATCATTGCGGTCGAAGAGGTGGCGCGGGTGGACGGCTCCCAGGCGGCCACGGTGGCGGCCGGCAACTCATTAGGGATTGCGCCCATATATTATTTCGGCACCGAGGCTCAGAAAAAGAAATATCTTCCCAAATTATGCAGTGGCGAGGCATTATGGGGATTCGGCCTGACCGAGCCGGAGGCTGGCTCCGATGCCGGCGGCACCCAAACCACGGCGGTGCTGGATGGCAACGAGTGGGTCATCAACGGCTCGAAGATTTTCATCACCAATGCGGCTTGCGAGATGTCCCTGGGGGTGACGGTTCAGGCCATAACCGGCACACGGGAAAACGGCAAGCCGGAATACTCCTGTATTCTGGTCGAAAACGGAACGCCGGGGTATAAGGCTGTTGCCATGCACAAAAAAATGATGTGGCGTGCCTCGAACACAGCAGAACTCTATTTTGACAATGTCAGAGTCCCTAAGGAAAATATTTTGGGGCAAAAAGGGGACGGATTTCACCAGATGCTTCAGACCCTGGACGGCGGACGCTTGTCCATTGCCGCCATGGGGCTCGGGGGGGCGCAAGGGGCTTTTGAAATGGGGCTTAAATACGCCAAAACGCGCAAGCAATTCGGCCAGCCCATCAGCAAATTTCAGGCCATTTCATTTAAACTGGCCGACTGCGCCATAGAGCTGGAGTGCGGGAGAAACCTTCTTTACAAGGCCTGTTGGCTCAGAGACAACAATCGCCCCTTCGCCAAGGAAGCGGCCATGGCCAAAGTGTATTGCTCGGAACTGATGGGCCGGGTCGCCAACCATGCCGTTCAAATTCATGGCGGCTACGGGTTGATGAAGGATTACGGCGTGGAGCGTTTTTATCGGGATCAGAAACTGCTTGATATCGGAGAGGGCACCTCTGAAATTCAACGGCTGGTCATTTCCAGATACATCGGATGCTGA